One genomic segment of Roseovarius carneus includes these proteins:
- a CDS encoding phosphate ABC transporter substrate-binding/OmpA family protein: MAVLRAAIFAALFFLGSALTAFGQDVTLTSRDGAVEISGNLLGYDGEFYRVDTIYGELTVDGSGVLCDGPGCPNLSAFVAELRLSGAPTIGRVLMPALIEAFALREGLDLERENVSDTRFVYELSDPENGQPRGRFYFHLTNTDEGFADLLVGEADMVMSLREVSRDEAARAREEGLGDLTDARRSRVLALDALVPVVAAGSAVTTISTPDLNLVLAGTIDNWVDLGGPDAPIAVHVHDPSTGLGQSTQQRMLLDREGFAEGALTHADSLSLTEAVAGDPFALGVGSRSDMGLTFELALTGACGFAKQATRRAVKTEDYPLTAPMFLYMPARRFPKLIREFLAFTLEPAAQLVIRRAGFVDQLPEEIEINSQGDRFANAVLRAGEDVSLEDLQRMVEVLSPLKRLTTTFRFEAGSARLDAQSRSNIAQLARAFESGYYDGRRLVFVGFSDGEGAAAVNQRIALRRAAAVRDAVVTAAETANMERLSLSTEAFGEAMPMACDDSEWGRKANRRVEVWVR; this comes from the coding sequence ATGGCTGTCTTACGTGCGGCGATTTTCGCCGCACTTTTCTTTTTGGGCTCTGCCCTTACTGCTTTTGGGCAGGATGTCACGCTGACCTCACGCGATGGTGCGGTCGAGATATCCGGCAACCTTCTGGGCTATGACGGGGAGTTTTACCGCGTTGATACGATCTATGGCGAGTTGACCGTGGATGGCTCGGGCGTGCTGTGTGACGGGCCGGGATGTCCGAACCTCTCGGCGTTCGTGGCAGAGCTGCGCCTCTCGGGCGCGCCGACGATTGGCAGAGTCCTGATGCCCGCGCTGATAGAGGCGTTTGCCCTGCGCGAAGGGCTCGATCTTGAGCGGGAGAATGTCTCGGACACACGCTTTGTCTATGAACTGAGCGATCCCGAAAACGGGCAGCCGCGCGGGCGGTTTTACTTTCATCTGACCAACACGGACGAAGGCTTTGCCGATCTTCTGGTGGGTGAGGCCGACATGGTCATGTCCCTGCGCGAGGTAAGCCGTGATGAGGCCGCGCGCGCGCGTGAGGAGGGACTGGGCGATCTTACGGATGCGCGGCGCAGCCGGGTTCTGGCACTTGATGCGTTGGTCCCTGTGGTTGCAGCGGGCAGTGCGGTGACCACAATTTCCACCCCTGATCTCAACCTTGTTCTGGCTGGGACAATCGACAATTGGGTCGATCTTGGTGGCCCCGATGCGCCCATTGCCGTGCATGTGCATGACCCATCAACAGGGCTTGGCCAGTCCACGCAGCAACGGATGTTGCTGGACCGCGAGGGCTTTGCCGAGGGCGCGCTTACCCATGCCGATAGCCTGTCCCTGACTGAGGCTGTGGCGGGTGATCCCTTTGCGCTGGGCGTGGGGAGCCGATCCGATATGGGGCTGACCTTCGAGCTTGCGCTGACGGGGGCGTGTGGGTTTGCGAAGCAAGCCACGCGCCGCGCCGTGAAGACCGAGGATTATCCGCTGACCGCGCCCATGTTTCTCTACATGCCCGCCCGGCGCTTTCCCAAGCTGATCCGTGAATTTCTCGCCTTTACCCTGGAGCCTGCCGCGCAGTTGGTGATCCGTCGCGCCGGGTTTGTTGACCAGCTCCCCGAAGAGATTGAGATCAACTCCCAGGGAGATCGCTTTGCCAATGCCGTGTTGCGGGCTGGTGAGGATGTGAGCCTTGAGGATTTGCAGCGGATGGTGGAGGTTTTGAGCCCGCTGAAACGGCTCACCACCACTTTTCGGTTTGAGGCGGGATCGGCGCGTCTGGATGCGCAATCACGCTCGAATATCGCACAGCTCGCCCGCGCGTTTGAGAGCGGGTATTACGATGGGCGACGGCTTGTTTTTGTCGGGTTTTCGGATGGGGAAGGTGCGGCTGCGGTCAATCAACGAATTGCACTGAGACGGGCGGCCGCGGTGCGAGATGCGGTCGTGACAGCTGCTGAGACTGCAAATATGGAGAGACTGTCGCTTTCCACGGAAGCGTTTGGTGAGGCGATGCCGATGGCCTGTGATGACAGCGAATGGGGCCGCAAAGCCAACCGCCGGGTCGAGGTCTGGGTCCGGTAA
- the secA gene encoding preprotein translocase subunit SecA, with protein sequence MLGLGTVARKVFGTPNDRKVKTARPLVAQINALEPEMQALSDQGLIDKTAELRERAKGGESLDALLPEAFANCREGAWRALGLRAFDVQLMGGIFLHQGNIAEMKTGEGKTLVATFPAYLNALTGKGVHIVTVNDYLAKRDSEWMSNVFSALGMTTGCVYPNQDDVEKRAAYACDVTYATNNELGFDYLRDNMKPELSQMSQHGHNFAIVDEVDSILIDEARTPLIISGPAQDRSELYTAIDLLIPELLDEHYKLDEKTRNVTFTDDGNEFLEELLVTRGVLPEEQSLYDPESTTIVHHVNQGLRAHKLFTKDKDYIVRDGEVVLIDEFTGRMMSGRRLSDGLHQAIEAKEGCDIKPENVTLASVTFQNYFRLYNTLSGMTGTAATEADEFAEIYGLGVVEVPTNRPIARIDKDDAVYRTQGEKFKAVIQAVRKAHEKGQPILVGTTSIEKSETLSQLLTTEGIEHNVLNARQHEKEAQIVGDAGKLNAVTIATNMAGRGTDIKLGGNVELKVLDAIAADPEGDADEIRKRIEDAHTADEKAVTDAGGLFVLATERHESRRIDNQLRGRSGRQGDPGMSAFYLSLDDDLMRIFGSERLEKVLAGLGMKEDEAIIHPWVNKSLERAQAKVEGRNFDIRKQLLKFDDVMNEQRKVIFAQRLDIMKSEDLSEVIGDMRAEVIDDLVDQYMPPKTYADQWDMEGFHQALMERMNMDLPVVAWGEEEGVDDEEISERIEKAANEMMAQKAVAFGPEDMRRIEKQMLLQTIDGKWREHLLMLEHLRSVVAFRGYAQRDPLNEYKNEAFQLFESMLDGLRQDVTQKLAQVAPMSEEERNALVQQMIAEQTKIAAGAAAGTDAPTSDKIPSKGAAITAGAAIEGFDEADPTTWGNPGRNSECPCGSGKKFKHCHGRLA encoded by the coding sequence ATGCTGGGTTTAGGAACTGTCGCGCGTAAAGTTTTCGGAACCCCGAATGATCGCAAGGTCAAGACCGCGCGGCCCCTTGTGGCGCAGATCAACGCGCTTGAGCCTGAGATGCAGGCGCTGAGCGATCAGGGCTTGATCGACAAGACAGCAGAGCTTCGTGAGCGGGCCAAGGGCGGTGAAAGCCTTGATGCGCTTTTGCCAGAGGCGTTTGCGAATTGCCGCGAAGGCGCGTGGCGGGCCTTGGGCCTTCGGGCGTTCGATGTGCAGCTTATGGGCGGTATTTTCCTGCATCAGGGCAATATCGCCGAGATGAAAACGGGCGAGGGCAAGACCCTTGTGGCCACCTTTCCGGCCTATCTCAACGCGCTGACCGGAAAGGGCGTGCATATCGTCACGGTGAACGATTATCTGGCCAAGCGCGACAGCGAGTGGATGAGCAATGTGTTCTCCGCGCTGGGCATGACTACGGGCTGCGTTTATCCCAATCAGGATGATGTGGAAAAGCGCGCGGCCTACGCTTGCGATGTGACCTATGCCACCAATAACGAGCTTGGGTTCGACTATCTGCGCGATAACATGAAGCCTGAGCTGAGCCAGATGAGCCAGCATGGCCATAACTTTGCCATCGTGGACGAGGTGGACAGTATCCTGATCGATGAGGCGCGCACGCCCTTGATCATCTCCGGCCCCGCGCAGGACCGGTCCGAGCTTTATACCGCCATTGATCTGCTGATCCCCGAGCTTCTGGACGAGCACTACAAGCTTGATGAGAAGACCCGCAACGTGACCTTCACAGATGACGGCAACGAATTTCTCGAAGAGCTTCTTGTGACGCGTGGCGTGCTGCCCGAGGAGCAATCGCTCTACGATCCTGAAAGCACTACGATCGTGCACCACGTCAATCAGGGTTTGCGGGCGCACAAACTCTTTACCAAGGACAAGGATTACATCGTTCGCGACGGTGAGGTCGTTCTGATCGACGAATTCACGGGCCGGATGATGTCCGGGCGGCGTCTGTCGGATGGTCTGCATCAGGCGATTGAGGCGAAAGAGGGCTGCGATATCAAACCCGAGAACGTCACGCTCGCCTCTGTGACCTTCCAGAACTATTTTCGCCTGTATAACACGCTGAGCGGTATGACAGGCACCGCCGCGACCGAGGCCGATGAATTTGCCGAGATCTACGGGCTTGGTGTGGTCGAAGTGCCCACCAACCGCCCCATCGCGCGGATCGACAAGGATGATGCGGTCTACCGCACCCAAGGCGAGAAGTTCAAAGCCGTGATCCAGGCCGTGCGCAAGGCCCATGAAAAGGGTCAGCCCATTCTGGTTGGCACCACGTCGATTGAGAAATCCGAGACGCTGAGCCAGCTTCTGACCACTGAAGGGATTGAGCATAACGTGCTCAACGCCCGCCAGCATGAGAAAGAGGCGCAGATTGTCGGCGATGCCGGCAAGCTGAACGCTGTGACGATTGCCACCAACATGGCCGGGCGCGGCACCGATATTAAGCTGGGTGGGAATGTAGAGCTGAAAGTGCTCGACGCGATTGCCGCCGACCCTGAAGGCGATGCCGACGAGATCCGCAAGCGGATCGAAGACGCGCATACCGCCGATGAGAAAGCCGTGACCGACGCGGGTGGGCTTTTCGTTCTGGCCACCGAGCGCCACGAGAGCCGACGGATCGACAATCAGCTGCGTGGCCGGTCGGGCCGTCAGGGGGATCCGGGCATGTCCGCGTTCTACCTCAGCCTTGATGACGATCTGATGCGCATCTTCGGCTCGGAACGGCTTGAGAAGGTTCTGGCCGGTCTGGGCATGAAAGAGGACGAGGCGATCATCCACCCATGGGTGAACAAATCGCTGGAGCGCGCGCAGGCCAAGGTCGAAGGGCGCAACTTTGACATTCGCAAGCAACTTTTGAAATTTGACGATGTGATGAACGAGCAGCGCAAGGTGATCTTTGCCCAGCGTCTCGACATCATGAAATCCGAGGACCTGTCGGAAGTGATCGGCGACATGCGTGCCGAGGTGATCGACGATCTGGTTGATCAGTATATGCCGCCCAAGACCTATGCGGATCAGTGGGACATGGAAGGGTTTCATCAGGCGTTGATGGAGCGGATGAACATGGACCTGCCCGTGGTTGCGTGGGGCGAGGAAGAAGGCGTTGACGACGAAGAGATCAGCGAACGAATCGAAAAAGCCGCCAATGAGATGATGGCCCAAAAGGCCGTGGCCTTTGGCCCCGAGGATATGCGCCGCATCGAAAAACAGATGCTGCTGCAAACCATCGACGGCAAATGGCGCGAGCATCTGCTTATGCTGGAGCATCTGCGCTCCGTCGTGGCGTTTCGTGGCTATGCGCAGCGGGACCCGCTCAACGAGTATAAGAACGAAGCGTTTCAACTGTTTGAATCCATGCTCGACGGCTTGCGTCAGGACGTGACGCAAAAGCTGGCTCAGGTCGCACCCATGTCCGAGGAAGAGCGCAACGCGTTGGTCCAGCAGATGATCGCCGAGCAGACCAAGATCGCAGCGGGCGCCGCCGCCGGTACAGATGCGCCAACATCCGACAAGATTCCATCCAAGGGTGCCGCCATCACCGCAGGGGCTGCGATTGAAGGCTTCGATGAGGCAGATCCCACCACATGGGGCAATCCGGGGCGCAATTCCGAGTGTCCCTGCGGATCGGGCAAGAAGTTCAAACATTGCCATGGCCGCTTGGCCTGA
- a CDS encoding peptidylprolyl isomerase has protein sequence MIPQLSHLPLCAAMIGALALPATAQDDVTADTVVATVNTTEITLGHMIVLRAGLPDQFAQLPADVLYTGILDQLVQQTLMMDAHGEDLSKVSQLMLENERRAVTASEEINRITTTAVNDAAIEAYFQANYVNGDDVTEYSASHILVETEEKAQELVGLLDGGADFAALAQEHSTGPSGPNGGQLGWFGPGMMVEEFQEAVEQMEVGSVSPPVQTQFGWHLILLSETRAAERPELNDVRGEIEEALRVAAVEEAVLALTEMGDVDRAAGDALSPSVLDRFDLLAD, from the coding sequence ATGATCCCCCAGCTTTCCCACCTCCCGCTCTGCGCCGCCATGATCGGGGCGCTCGCCCTGCCTGCCACGGCACAGGATGACGTGACTGCCGATACGGTTGTGGCCACGGTCAACACCACAGAAATCACTCTGGGCCACATGATCGTGCTGCGCGCGGGGCTGCCGGATCAGTTCGCGCAACTGCCCGCAGATGTGCTTTACACCGGCATTCTGGACCAATTGGTGCAGCAAACCCTGATGATGGATGCCCATGGCGAGGACCTGTCGAAGGTGAGCCAATTGATGCTGGAAAATGAGCGCCGCGCTGTGACGGCCAGCGAAGAGATCAACCGCATCACCACGACCGCCGTGAACGATGCCGCGATCGAGGCATATTTTCAGGCCAACTACGTCAATGGCGACGATGTGACCGAATACAGTGCCTCACATATTCTGGTCGAGACCGAAGAAAAAGCACAGGAGCTTGTCGGGCTTCTGGACGGGGGGGCCGATTTCGCAGCCCTCGCGCAGGAGCATTCCACAGGTCCCTCTGGCCCCAACGGTGGGCAGCTTGGCTGGTTTGGCCCCGGCATGATGGTTGAGGAGTTCCAAGAGGCGGTTGAGCAGATGGAGGTGGGGAGCGTATCGCCCCCCGTCCAGACACAATTCGGCTGGCATCTGATCCTGCTCTCCGAGACACGCGCAGCCGAGCGCCCCGAACTGAACGACGTGCGCGGAGAGATTGAGGAGGCGCTGCGTGTAGCCGCTGTGGAGGAGGCTGTCTTAGCCCTGACCGAGATGGGCGATGTGGACCGCGCAGCTGGTGACGCGCTCAGCCCCTCGGTGCTGGACCGTTTCGACCTTTTGGCAGACTGA
- the argJ gene encoding bifunctional glutamate N-acetyltransferase/amino-acid acetyltransferase ArgJ: protein MAKITHVSPLAPPAFPKLPVIEGVRFATAAAGVKYADRTDVMLAHLAPGSTVAGVFTRSATRAAPVLDCQAKIGRPSDAGAAIIVNSGNANAFTGALGVEAVRAVTAAVAAAVDVPETRVFSSSTGVIGEPLPHDRITAKAVELAAALSPDGIEAAARAIMTTDTFAKGSATEVVIDGQTVRIAGIAKGSGMIAPDMATMLVYIFTDAAVPMPVLQSMTGALNRTTFNCITVDSDTSTSDTVLVGATGASGVQITEHSIGFMEGLRRVMLDLAHQVVCDGEGATKFVEISVTGAASDSDAHIHAKSIANSPLVKTALAGEDANWGRVVMAVGKSGARADRDRLSIWFGDILVANNGWVNPGYSEADAAAYMKGQNLVISVDLGLGGGTARVWTCDLTHRYIDINADYRS, encoded by the coding sequence ATGGCAAAAATCACCCACGTCTCGCCGCTGGCACCGCCCGCGTTTCCCAAGCTTCCGGTGATTGAGGGCGTGCGCTTTGCGACCGCCGCCGCCGGAGTGAAATACGCGGACCGCACGGACGTGATGCTGGCCCATCTGGCGCCCGGCAGCACGGTTGCGGGGGTGTTCACACGCTCGGCCACGCGCGCAGCCCCGGTGCTGGATTGTCAGGCCAAGATTGGTCGCCCCTCTGATGCAGGGGCCGCGATTATCGTGAATTCTGGCAATGCCAACGCCTTCACCGGCGCGCTTGGGGTCGAGGCGGTGCGGGCCGTCACCGCCGCTGTGGCCGCAGCCGTGGATGTGCCGGAGACGCGGGTGTTTTCATCCTCCACCGGGGTAATCGGGGAGCCGCTGCCCCATGACCGTATCACCGCGAAAGCCGTCGAACTGGCCGCTGCCCTAAGCCCCGACGGGATTGAGGCTGCTGCCCGTGCCATCATGACCACCGACACCTTCGCCAAAGGCTCGGCCACCGAAGTCGTGATCGACGGGCAAACAGTGCGCATCGCCGGGATCGCGAAAGGCTCGGGCATGATCGCGCCGGATATGGCGACGATGTTGGTCTATATCTTCACCGACGCCGCCGTGCCGATGCCTGTGCTGCAATCCATGACGGGCGCGCTCAACCGCACTACGTTCAACTGCATTACCGTCGATAGCGATACGTCCACCTCCGATACCGTGCTAGTGGGGGCGACGGGGGCGAGCGGCGTGCAAATCACCGAACATTCCATCGGCTTCATGGAAGGGCTGCGCCGCGTCATGCTGGATTTGGCCCATCAGGTGGTGTGCGACGGCGAGGGGGCCACGAAATTCGTCGAGATATCCGTGACGGGTGCGGCAAGCGACAGCGACGCACATATCCACGCCAAATCCATCGCCAACTCACCACTGGTGAAAACCGCGCTGGCTGGAGAGGATGCCAATTGGGGCCGCGTCGTCATGGCCGTGGGCAAATCCGGCGCACGGGCCGACCGTGATCGGCTGTCGATCTGGTTCGGCGATATTCTCGTGGCCAATAATGGCTGGGTGAACCCCGGCTATAGCGAGGCGGACGCGGCGGCCTATATGAAGGGCCAGAACCTGGTGATCAGCGTCGATCTGGGCCTTGGCGGGGGGACGGCGCGCGTTTGGACCTGCGACCTCACCCACAGGTATATCGACATCAACGCAGATTACCGCTCATGA
- the mutT gene encoding 8-oxo-dGTP diphosphatase MutT, producing the protein MTVVLVSAVALIDVDGRILLAQRPEGKSMAGLWEFPGGKVEPGETPEAALIRELQEELGIDTWSSCLAPLTFASHSYEKFHLLMPLFACRKWEGIPQAREGQTLKWVRAQDLKNYPMPPADIPLIPILRDWL; encoded by the coding sequence ATGACCGTCGTTCTAGTTTCGGCGGTGGCGCTCATAGATGTAGATGGACGCATCCTGTTGGCTCAGCGCCCCGAAGGCAAATCTATGGCGGGCCTGTGGGAATTTCCGGGTGGCAAGGTGGAGCCGGGCGAGACGCCGGAAGCCGCACTTATCCGCGAGTTGCAGGAGGAGCTTGGGATCGACACGTGGTCAAGCTGCCTTGCTCCACTGACCTTCGCAAGCCACAGCTACGAAAAGTTCCATCTGCTGATGCCGCTCTTTGCCTGCCGCAAGTGGGAGGGGATTCCGCAAGCCCGCGAAGGGCAGACCCTCAAATGGGTCCGCGCGCAGGATCTGAAGAATTACCCCATGCCGCCCGCCGATATTCCGCTCATTCCGATCCTGCGCGATTGGCTCTGA
- the infB gene encoding translation initiation factor IF-2, with product MSDNDGKKTLGVRGGSRPGNVKQSFSHGRTKNVVVETKRKRVVVPKPGAAPGASAMAKPAPASDPSKRPAGISDAELDRRMKALAAAKARESDEAAQREADEKARAEDRERRRDEIEAKEREEQERAEALKAKAEEEERARAAVEAAKLAAAAPAAAPSESPSGRGAPTNRPDAAPARKQDRDRDQRPAKGKGMGGDARRSGKLTLNQALSGGEGGRQKSMAAMKRKQERARQKAMGGSQEREKIVRDVQLPETIVVSELANRMAERVGDVVKSLMTSGMMVAQNEAIDADTAELIIEEFGHRVVRVSDSDVEDVIDAVEDSEGDLQPRPPVITIMGHVDHGKTSLLDAIRDARVVAGEAGGITQHIGAYQVTTDTGAVLSFLDTPGHAAFTSMRSRGAQVTDIVILVVAADDAVMPQTIEAIAHAKAANVPMIVAINKIDKPSANPDKVRTDLLQHEVIVEKMSGEVQDVEVSAITGQGLPDLLEAIALQAEILELKANPDRAAEGAVIEAQLDVGRGPVATVLVQKGTLKQGDIFVVGEQYGKVRALINDHGERVKEAGPSVPVEVLGLNGTPEAGDVLNVVDTEAQAREIAEYREKAAKEKRAAAGAAVTLEQLMSQAKQSETMAEMPVIVKADVQGSAEAIVQAMEKIGNDEVRVRVLHSGVGAITESDIGLAEASGAPVFGFNVRANAPARQSANQKGVEIRYYSVIYDLVDDVKAAASGLLGAEIREKFIGYAKIKEVFKVTGIGKVAGCLVTEGVARRSAGVRLLRDDVVIHEGTLKTLKRFKDEVAEVQSGQECGMAFESYEDVRPDDVIEIFEREEVVRTLA from the coding sequence ATGAGCGACAACGACGGAAAGAAAACACTGGGTGTGCGCGGCGGATCCCGTCCGGGGAATGTGAAGCAAAGCTTCAGCCATGGGCGCACCAAGAACGTCGTGGTGGAAACCAAGCGCAAGCGTGTTGTGGTGCCCAAACCGGGGGCTGCACCTGGTGCGTCTGCCATGGCGAAACCTGCGCCCGCGAGTGACCCGTCCAAGCGTCCCGCAGGCATTTCTGATGCTGAGCTTGACCGCCGGATGAAGGCGCTTGCCGCCGCGAAAGCCCGCGAGAGCGATGAGGCCGCGCAGCGCGAAGCCGATGAGAAGGCGCGCGCAGAAGACCGTGAGCGTCGCCGCGACGAGATCGAAGCAAAAGAGCGCGAAGAGCAAGAGCGGGCCGAAGCGCTGAAAGCCAAGGCTGAAGAGGAAGAGCGCGCACGCGCCGCCGTTGAGGCCGCCAAGCTTGCCGCGGCTGCCCCTGCGGCAGCACCGTCCGAATCGCCTTCGGGCCGTGGTGCGCCGACGAACCGTCCTGATGCCGCCCCTGCGCGCAAACAGGACCGCGACCGTGATCAACGTCCTGCCAAAGGCAAGGGCATGGGGGGCGACGCACGCCGCTCCGGCAAGCTGACGCTCAATCAGGCGTTGTCTGGTGGCGAAGGTGGCCGTCAGAAATCCATGGCCGCGATGAAGCGCAAGCAAGAGCGCGCCCGCCAGAAGGCGATGGGCGGCAGCCAAGAGCGTGAAAAGATCGTGCGTGACGTGCAACTGCCCGAGACCATCGTTGTCTCCGAGCTTGCCAACCGTATGGCCGAGCGTGTGGGCGATGTTGTCAAATCGCTGATGACCAGCGGGATGATGGTTGCACAGAATGAGGCGATTGATGCGGATACTGCGGAGCTGATCATCGAAGAGTTTGGCCACCGTGTTGTGCGCGTCTCGGATTCGGATGTGGAAGATGTGATCGACGCGGTCGAAGACAGCGAAGGCGATCTTCAGCCTCGCCCGCCAGTGATCACAATCATGGGCCATGTCGACCACGGCAAGACATCGCTTCTCGATGCTATCCGCGACGCCCGAGTTGTGGCGGGCGAGGCGGGCGGGATCACCCAGCATATTGGTGCTTATCAGGTGACAACCGATACCGGTGCGGTTCTGTCTTTCCTTGATACACCCGGCCACGCAGCGTTCACGTCCATGCGCTCACGCGGTGCGCAGGTGACGGATATCGTTATTCTGGTGGTGGCGGCTGATGATGCGGTCATGCCCCAGACGATTGAGGCGATTGCCCACGCGAAAGCGGCCAATGTGCCGATGATCGTGGCGATCAACAAGATCGACAAGCCCTCCGCAAACCCTGACAAGGTGCGCACTGATCTGCTTCAGCATGAAGTGATCGTGGAAAAAATGTCGGGCGAAGTGCAGGATGTCGAGGTGTCTGCGATCACGGGTCAGGGCCTTCCGGACCTTCTGGAGGCGATTGCCCTTCAGGCGGAAATTCTTGAGCTTAAAGCCAACCCCGACCGCGCCGCCGAAGGTGCCGTGATTGAGGCGCAGCTGGATGTGGGGCGCGGCCCTGTTGCCACGGTTTTGGTTCAGAAAGGCACGCTGAAACAAGGCGATATCTTTGTCGTGGGCGAGCAATATGGCAAGGTCCGTGCGCTGATCAACGACCATGGCGAGCGTGTGAAAGAGGCGGGGCCCTCGGTTCCGGTCGAGGTTCTTGGTCTCAATGGCACACCCGAGGCAGGCGATGTTCTGAACGTTGTTGACACAGAAGCGCAGGCGCGTGAGATCGCGGAATACCGCGAGAAGGCCGCTAAGGAAAAACGCGCGGCGGCGGGTGCTGCCGTGACGCTGGAACAGTTGATGTCTCAGGCCAAGCAAAGCGAGACCATGGCCGAAATGCCAGTGATCGTGAAAGCCGATGTGCAGGGCTCTGCCGAGGCGATCGTTCAGGCTATGGAGAAGATCGGCAATGATGAGGTGCGCGTGCGCGTGCTTCATTCGGGTGTTGGGGCCATCACCGAGAGCGATATCGGCCTCGCCGAGGCGTCCGGCGCGCCTGTCTTCGGGTTTAACGTGCGGGCCAATGCGCCCGCCCGTCAGAGCGCGAACCAGAAAGGTGTGGAGATCCGCTATTACTCGGTGATCTACGATCTGGTCGATGACGTGAAAGCGGCGGCCTCTGGCCTTCTGGGCGCGGAGATCCGCGAGAAGTTCATCGGTTATGCGAAGATCAAAGAGGTCTTCAAGGTGACCGGCATTGGCAAAGTGGCGGGTTGCCTCGTGACCGAAGGTGTTGCGCGCCGCTCGGCCGGTGTACGCCTTCTGCGCGATGATGTCGTGATCCATGAGGGCACATTGAAAACGCTCAAACGCTTCAAGGATGAAGTGGCCGAGGTGCAATCGGGTCAGGAATGCGGGATGGCGTTTGAATCCTATGAGGATGTGCGCCCCGATGACGTGATCGAGATTTTCGAGCGCGAGGAAGTGGTCCGCACGCTCGCATAA
- a CDS encoding RNA-binding protein, giving the protein MGRGGQPKDRENGPERKCIATGEVRPMFDMIRFVIGPDGQVVPDLAQKLPGRGIWVTTTPEALAKAATKGLFARAAKQAVQVSDDLPAQVEAMLARRVVDLISLARKGGGATSGYERVKAWLMKDEAEVLIQASDGSERGKSKLSTPHYGFFIGWLTADELGQAFGRQTTIHAALRAGGLAQRVVEEAARLKALRVSDGENARRKGKKTT; this is encoded by the coding sequence ATGGGGCGCGGCGGGCAACCCAAAGACCGGGAAAACGGTCCAGAGCGTAAATGCATCGCCACGGGCGAGGTGCGCCCTATGTTTGACATGATCCGATTTGTGATCGGCCCGGATGGGCAGGTTGTTCCGGATTTGGCGCAAAAGCTGCCTGGGCGCGGCATCTGGGTGACCACGACGCCCGAGGCGCTGGCCAAAGCGGCCACCAAAGGCCTGTTTGCCCGCGCGGCCAAACAGGCGGTTCAGGTCTCCGATGATCTGCCTGCGCAGGTCGAGGCGATGCTGGCCCGCCGGGTGGTTGATCTGATCAGCCTTGCGCGCAAGGGCGGCGGCGCCACTTCCGGGTATGAGCGGGTGAAGGCGTGGCTGATGAAGGATGAGGCCGAAGTGCTTATCCAAGCGTCAGACGGGTCCGAGCGCGGAAAATCAAAGCTCAGCACGCCGCATTATGGGTTTTTCATCGGCTGGCTGACTGCCGATGAGCTCGGCCAAGCATTTGGGCGCCAAACCACAATCCACGCCGCACTGCGCGCTGGAGGTTTGGCGCAACGTGTTGTAGAGGAGGCGGCAAGGCTGAAGGCCCTGCGCGTCTCGGACGGCGAGAACGCGCGCCGAAAAGGAAAGAAGACGACATGA